The Candidatus Scalindua japonica genome includes a region encoding these proteins:
- a CDS encoding B12-binding domain-containing radical SAM protein: MNDKAHNILLINPWIHDFAAFDLWVKPLGLLYVGSTLQLFGYNVQLIDCLYNYGYPHKERQYGTKSFYSEQIEKPSFFNNIPRTFKRYGIPQEEFRKRLKVVPKPWMICVTSHMTYWYPGVFEVIEIIKSIFPSVPVILGGIYATLCLEHAKANSGADYVIEGAGELEVLKLADKISGKERDYYNVGKWLETEIVPAYELYPELDSVSMITSRGCPYRCSYCASFLFESKFTFRRPENVVAELEKYVKVLGVEDIAFFDDALLVDPKRHIVPILELLIKKGIHPRFHTPNGIHPKYIDRRLARLLRMAGFQTIRLGFEGTSTAVQRASKNKVSCRELETALHNLQEADEGRIIDIGIYILIGMPGQTIDEVVKAIEYINRLGAKIKMTEYSPVPGTEEFREATQLCPQVVDEPLIHNKSTFTTVGMGVDYGTFDEVKAMAKRLNAGLRDSLHA, translated from the coding sequence ATGAATGATAAGGCTCACAACATCCTGTTGATCAACCCGTGGATACATGATTTTGCCGCTTTTGATCTCTGGGTTAAACCTCTTGGTCTCCTTTATGTCGGTTCAACTCTGCAGCTTTTCGGCTATAACGTTCAGTTGATAGATTGTCTTTATAACTACGGATATCCACATAAAGAGCGACAGTATGGAACAAAATCTTTTTACTCGGAACAGATAGAAAAACCTTCATTCTTTAATAATATACCAAGGACTTTTAAGCGTTATGGTATACCTCAGGAAGAATTCAGGAAGAGATTAAAAGTTGTTCCAAAACCCTGGATGATTTGTGTCACATCTCATATGACATACTGGTATCCTGGTGTATTTGAAGTAATTGAAATCATTAAATCTATATTTCCTTCTGTTCCGGTTATTCTTGGGGGTATTTATGCTACTCTCTGTCTCGAACATGCCAAAGCAAATTCCGGAGCAGATTATGTCATAGAGGGAGCAGGGGAGTTAGAGGTGTTAAAGCTGGCTGATAAAATCAGTGGTAAAGAACGAGATTATTATAATGTCGGGAAGTGGTTGGAAACGGAAATAGTCCCTGCTTATGAGCTTTATCCTGAACTGGATTCTGTGAGCATGATTACTTCCAGGGGTTGTCCTTATCGTTGCAGTTATTGCGCTTCGTTTCTTTTTGAGTCGAAGTTCACCTTCAGACGGCCGGAAAATGTTGTCGCCGAACTGGAAAAATATGTTAAAGTGCTGGGAGTTGAGGATATTGCTTTTTTTGATGATGCTTTACTGGTGGACCCGAAAAGACATATTGTCCCAATACTGGAGCTATTAATTAAAAAAGGGATTCACCCACGATTTCACACACCCAACGGTATTCACCCTAAATATATAGACAGAAGATTGGCAAGATTACTAAGAATGGCCGGTTTTCAAACGATCAGATTAGGCTTTGAAGGTACTTCAACTGCAGTACAGAGAGCATCTAAAAACAAGGTAAGTTGTCGGGAGCTGGAAACGGCCCTGCATAATCTTCAGGAAGCGGATGAAGGTAGAATAATAGATATTGGTATTTACATACTTATCGGCATGCCGGGCCAGACGATTGATGAGGTGGTGAAAGCAATAGAGTATATCAATAGATTAGGGGCAAAGATAAAAATGACAGAGTATTCTCCTGTTCCTGGAACAGAAGAGTTCCGGGAAGCTACTCAGCTATGTCCACAAGTAGTTGATGAACCTTTGATTCACAATAAAAGTACTTTTACGACCGTAGGTATGGGTGTTGATTATGGAACTTTTGATGAAGTTAAGGCCATGGCAAAACGTTTGAATGCAGGATTAAGGGACTCCTTGCATGCGTGA
- a CDS encoding tyrosine-type recombinase/integrase, which produces MKQRHPAPLEKPLTLQDSISYLLDKEGDVMKGNIRAKGKCPRCQGKFTEIQKLGFVCIKHQITPKRLYIDFFYQGQRYRLFADKSGQPLDSYQRAVSLLSRVSTEIENHTFDPTKYIKQELEKFYVSSLLGRFLDLKLAGDKIAPSYTQQYKRYVGIAIYYFGTKDVRDIRKLDIVNYQAHVSENYKWGNKTLKNCLDIFKTFLMYAKNDLEIINVVPHFPVIEIDPPITRWLTAKAQKAVFNHVPDFDKPIIAFLMLSGCRPGEARALKCRDVDLEHELITISATFSNAIYRQKRKGKKSKPVKIPIHPEILDYIKHRAENNLSDAYMFTNREGNYYKETGLLEVWRRARDKAGLDKNIRLYDAARHSYASQLINSGVSIYRASA; this is translated from the coding sequence ATGAAGCAAAGGCATCCGGCACCATTAGAAAAACCCTTGACATTACAGGACTCGATATCGTACCTTCTGGATAAGGAGGGAGATGTTATGAAAGGGAACATAAGGGCAAAAGGAAAATGTCCGAGGTGCCAGGGTAAGTTTACTGAAATACAGAAGCTTGGTTTTGTTTGTATTAAGCACCAGATTACACCAAAACGCTTGTATATTGATTTTTTCTATCAAGGCCAGAGGTACAGGTTATTTGCAGACAAAAGCGGTCAACCATTAGACTCATATCAACGTGCAGTAAGCCTTTTGAGTCGTGTTAGTACTGAAATAGAGAATCATACTTTTGATCCTACAAAATATATAAAACAAGAGCTTGAAAAGTTTTATGTTTCAAGCCTACTTGGTAGGTTCCTTGATCTAAAATTGGCTGGAGATAAGATAGCGCCAAGTTATACTCAGCAGTATAAGCGTTATGTAGGGATTGCCATATATTATTTCGGCACAAAGGACGTCAGGGATATACGAAAGCTGGACATTGTTAACTATCAAGCCCATGTCAGCGAAAATTATAAATGGGGCAATAAGACTCTGAAGAACTGTCTTGACATATTTAAAACCTTCCTGATGTACGCGAAGAACGACTTAGAAATAATAAACGTGGTTCCTCATTTTCCTGTAATTGAAATTGATCCTCCAATAACCAGATGGTTGACAGCGAAAGCACAAAAAGCCGTATTCAACCACGTACCGGACTTTGACAAACCAATTATTGCATTTCTGATGCTGTCCGGATGCAGACCGGGAGAGGCGAGAGCCTTGAAGTGTAGGGATGTAGATTTAGAACATGAATTGATTACCATTTCTGCTACTTTTTCAAATGCTATTTACAGGCAGAAGCGGAAGGGAAAAAAATCAAAGCCTGTTAAGATACCAATACATCCTGAAATACTTGATTATATTAAACATAGGGCGGAGAACAACCTTTCTGACGCTTACATGTTTACCAATAGAGAAGGTAATTACTACAAAGAGACTGGCTTATTAGAAGTATGGAGGAGGGCAAGGGATAAGGCCGGGTTGGATAAAAACATCAGGCTATACGATGCGGCGAGACACAGTTATGCCAGCCAGCTAATCAATTCTGGCGTTTCTATTTATAGAGCCTCCGCATAA
- a CDS encoding DUF3854 domain-containing protein: protein MAIAPEHRKDLKRSGLSDDTIKEAGIKSVPSGQINMKLGFNIDGLVSMYEIPFDEDYSRFKACYEDGKTFNKDGSEKPKYLARKDSGNRLFIPSKAKTILQDVSIPLEITEGEKKSLKACQEGLYCIAITGLWNWKVKDKYELIPDYNEIALDGRTIYLIPDNDWLLPNRRGERKNLKQAVSGLAYILIDRGAKVYWRELPQGEGKIGLDDFLCHHSVDELKQLPVHQLRKLTLDEMISNATPDIQQEEIQEISRRIASLQSESEKSQYVNRLSDKTKISKRAITKDIKEQHSQKGSGEDKCKPALCANFPGLIDIVIDDTQEAGSALFMVKEDDNIHFRAEWELVSGEHYVPPSQHLLPFILPRSSKVKEWLQSDNDDLLFKDLIVYFKRFSYLPDEQWLIVACLTYLSYLQDHKDVHYLPMLLFFAVPERGKSRTGKSMAYVSYRGIHLVELREANLFRYSQNMKATLFFDMMNLWKKAEKSNTEDILLLRYEKGAKAARVLFPEKGAFEDTVHYDIFGSTILATNEPIHKILDTRCIPIIMPNRPRKYENPVSAMGQELKERLTAWRARTIDNPLPEMESVEGINGRLWDISKSMFQVCKLVHPEGLTTLKNALLAVAAQKKEDKKSGIDGQIVEAIDELSSDKKTLPEWEVAHSKLLELLNENRPETHKLTPQYLGRKLKAIGITTKIIQGYSEIQLKKLEFNTLLEQYGVTEPELPVETLPNSTTLSSSDISNTCTGRELVESQGNATKTLPTQGVEDKKVRRLVESGRELQGDGNCIDLENEEVEVVE from the coding sequence ATGGCTATAGCACCAGAACACAGAAAAGACCTTAAAAGATCAGGGCTTTCAGATGACACCATCAAGGAAGCTGGTATCAAGTCAGTTCCATCAGGTCAGATTAATATGAAGTTAGGTTTTAATATAGACGGACTTGTGTCTATGTACGAAATTCCTTTCGATGAAGATTATAGCCGTTTCAAAGCATGTTATGAAGATGGTAAAACATTTAATAAGGATGGGAGCGAAAAGCCAAAATATTTAGCAAGGAAAGACTCCGGTAATCGTTTGTTCATACCTTCAAAAGCAAAAACAATACTTCAAGATGTATCAATTCCACTTGAGATAACAGAGGGTGAGAAGAAGTCACTCAAGGCATGTCAAGAAGGCTTATACTGTATTGCTATCACCGGTCTTTGGAACTGGAAGGTAAAAGACAAATATGAATTGATACCGGATTATAATGAAATTGCTTTGGACGGTAGAACTATTTATTTGATTCCTGATAATGACTGGTTATTACCAAACAGAAGAGGGGAACGTAAGAATCTAAAGCAAGCAGTTAGTGGACTTGCATATATACTGATTGACAGAGGCGCAAAGGTATATTGGAGGGAATTGCCGCAGGGAGAGGGTAAGATCGGATTAGATGATTTTTTATGTCATCACTCGGTAGATGAATTGAAGCAGTTGCCAGTTCATCAGTTAAGAAAACTTACACTTGATGAAATGATAAGCAACGCGACGCCAGACATACAACAGGAAGAAATACAGGAAATTTCCAGAAGAATAGCATCTCTCCAAAGCGAATCTGAAAAATCACAGTATGTTAATAGATTATCAGATAAAACTAAAATTTCAAAAAGGGCAATAACAAAAGATATAAAAGAACAGCATTCTCAGAAAGGATCAGGTGAGGACAAATGTAAGCCGGCACTGTGTGCAAATTTTCCAGGACTTATTGATATAGTTATCGATGATACCCAAGAAGCAGGAAGCGCGTTATTCATGGTAAAAGAAGATGACAATATCCATTTCAGAGCAGAATGGGAATTAGTTTCCGGGGAACACTATGTACCACCGAGTCAGCATTTACTACCCTTCATTCTACCGCGGTCCAGTAAGGTTAAGGAGTGGCTTCAGTCAGATAATGACGATCTGTTATTTAAGGACCTGATAGTCTATTTTAAGAGATTTTCTTATCTACCTGATGAACAGTGGTTAATTGTGGCATGTTTAACATACCTTTCATACCTGCAAGATCATAAAGACGTTCATTACTTACCGATGCTATTATTCTTTGCTGTTCCTGAAAGAGGCAAAAGCCGGACAGGCAAGTCTATGGCCTATGTGTCTTATCGAGGTATTCATTTAGTTGAGCTAAGAGAGGCAAATCTATTTCGATACTCACAGAATATGAAAGCGACTCTGTTCTTTGACATGATGAATTTGTGGAAAAAAGCCGAGAAGAGCAACACCGAGGATATTTTACTATTACGATATGAAAAAGGGGCTAAAGCTGCAAGAGTATTATTTCCTGAGAAAGGAGCTTTTGAAGATACCGTACACTATGATATTTTTGGTTCTACCATACTGGCGACAAACGAGCCTATCCATAAAATCCTTGATACAAGATGCATTCCCATCATAATGCCAAACAGGCCGCGAAAGTACGAGAATCCTGTATCGGCAATGGGGCAAGAATTAAAGGAACGTCTGACAGCATGGAGAGCAAGAACCATTGATAACCCCCTTCCTGAGATGGAATCTGTAGAAGGAATAAACGGCAGACTATGGGATATATCAAAGTCAATGTTTCAAGTATGCAAACTGGTTCATCCAGAAGGATTAACCACTCTAAAAAATGCACTCTTAGCAGTAGCCGCACAGAAAAAAGAGGACAAGAAATCAGGTATTGATGGCCAAATAGTAGAGGCTATTGATGAACTTTCATCAGATAAAAAAACCCTTCCAGAATGGGAGGTAGCACACTCAAAGTTATTAGAATTGCTCAATGAGAATAGACCAGAGACGCATAAACTAACACCACAGTACTTGGGCAGAAAACTTAAAGCAATTGGTATAACTACCAAAATAATACAGGGGTACTCTGAAATCCAACTTAAGAAATTAGAATTCAACACCCTGCTTGAACAATACGGAGTTACCGAACCTGAACTCCCTGTAGAAACTCTACCTAACTCTACCACTCTCTCAAGCTCTGATATATCAAATACTTGCACTGGTAGAGAGTTGGTAGAGAGTCAGGGAAACGCTACCAAAACGCTACCAACGCAAGGTGTTGAAGACAAAAAAGTTAGGCGTTTGGTAGAGAGTGGTAGAGAGTTACAGGGGGATGGTAATTGTATTGATTTAGAAAATGAAGAAGTGGAGGTAGTTGAATGA
- a CDS encoding ribbon-helix-helix domain-containing protein — translation MKEPSRFFNFQMPYKKYEKLEAISKQNDCSIAEIVRQAINLLLDKLNGSCERRDD, via the coding sequence ATGAAAGAACCGAGTAGATTTTTTAATTTTCAAATGCCTTACAAGAAATATGAAAAATTGGAAGCAATAAGCAAACAAAATGATTGTTCAATTGCTGAGATTGTGCGTCAAGCTATCAATCTATTACTGGATAAACTTAATGGTTCCTGCGAGCGGAGGGATGACTAA
- a CDS encoding recombinase family protein, translating to MTRKKVAVYVRVSTKDQSVGMQLNDLERYSKERGLTVYKVYEDNGVSGTKETRPALDELMNDARKRKFDVVLVWRFDRFARSTKHLVTALYEFRNLGIDFISYQENIDTSSPLGEAIFTIISAMSKLERDIIAERVKGGLRKARASGKRLGRPKNDVDTDKVIEYRKQNKSIRQIASEMNLSKGAVQRTLEMCS from the coding sequence ATGACGCGCAAGAAGGTGGCTGTATACGTTAGAGTGTCAACCAAAGATCAATCAGTTGGCATGCAGTTGAACGATCTTGAGAGGTATTCAAAGGAACGTGGTCTTACTGTATACAAGGTGTATGAAGACAACGGTGTATCCGGTACAAAGGAAACAAGACCTGCGCTTGATGAACTAATGAACGATGCCCGGAAACGTAAGTTTGATGTTGTACTGGTATGGAGGTTTGATAGATTTGCCCGCAGCACAAAACACCTTGTAACTGCCCTGTATGAGTTCAGGAACCTTGGTATAGACTTTATATCGTATCAAGAGAACATCGACACGTCCAGCCCATTAGGAGAAGCCATATTCACGATTATTAGCGCAATGAGCAAGCTTGAGAGGGATATTATAGCAGAACGTGTTAAAGGTGGATTGCGTAAGGCCAGAGCCAGTGGGAAGCGTTTGGGAAGGCCGAAGAACGATGTTGACACGGACAAAGTGATTGAATACCGGAAGCAGAACAAATCTATCCGGCAGATAGCCAGTGAGATGAACCTGTCTAAAGGTGCGGTGCAGCGAACATTGGAAATGTGTTCATAG
- a CDS encoding ATP-binding protein — protein sequence MEIYGADISGIEGQLIRFKAVREENKHGATLLGLAQKVVREGYVRAVKAIESLGGEWDVVNNQGYTIDLHPAETPKSSSGLDLPIAIMLLQACILQDDERLRILISKLKDKLDKILHKPTEDKRKEQILNEIEKLVKQRENILKYKQRIKENKGKYLLIGTLDIIDGMVESPERGIFGMISATKNNFNVIVPEDAEIQASVISKSKKNCNFYKVNNLQEVWNILLNISPPRKVKYSEAKAVKKKINRYVPNLKSIEGVSKAKYAMTIALAGGHNILLVGPPGQGKTMLSMAAVELLPKMGTKEVFELNKIFSAKGELKGNEVVVSRPFQEANNNITEAALFGGGRPLVPGLISLAHRGILYFDEINQCKGHIIENLRIPLNDKIYKISRVQETIEYPCNFILAAAMNPCHCGWYNHYSCPECKSIFFGQDNRCETHPTTKLLSKCTCTFRTIEQYKNKMSKPLLDRIDLKVFVSSFDINKLYTFDYATTTVRRKIQKARETQQQRYKSRSSIICNGDVPDKSQMEGVDESIIKYLTEISRKLNIDTKRTEVKSLLVARTIADIELSNRIKKEHLDKAIDLMGIKNHYFCDL from the coding sequence ATGGAAATATATGGTGCTGATATATCAGGTATTGAGGGACAATTAATTAGATTTAAGGCTGTAAGAGAAGAGAACAAGCACGGAGCAACATTGCTTGGTTTGGCTCAAAAGGTTGTAAGAGAAGGATATGTTAGAGCAGTAAAAGCAATTGAATCTTTAGGTGGTGAATGGGATGTTGTTAATAATCAAGGGTATACAATTGATCTACATCCTGCTGAAACACCAAAGTCTTCTTCCGGCTTAGACTTGCCTATTGCAATAATGCTATTACAAGCATGTATTTTGCAAGATGACGAAAGGTTAAGAATCCTAATAAGTAAACTAAAGGATAAATTGGACAAAATTTTACATAAACCAACTGAGGACAAAAGAAAGGAACAAATTCTTAATGAGATAGAAAAACTTGTTAAGCAGAGAGAAAATATACTTAAATACAAACAGAGAATAAAGGAGAATAAAGGCAAGTATTTACTTATTGGTACATTGGATATAATTGATGGAATGGTAGAAAGCCCTGAGCGTGGAATATTCGGAATGATTTCTGCAACTAAAAATAACTTTAATGTAATTGTACCTGAAGATGCAGAAATACAAGCTTCTGTGATTTCAAAATCAAAGAAAAATTGTAACTTTTATAAAGTAAATAACCTACAGGAAGTTTGGAATATATTATTAAATATAAGCCCACCAAGAAAAGTAAAATATAGCGAAGCAAAGGCTGTAAAAAAGAAAATCAATAGATATGTCCCTAATCTAAAATCTATCGAAGGTGTATCAAAAGCAAAATACGCTATGACTATTGCTCTTGCCGGTGGACACAATATATTATTGGTCGGACCTCCAGGGCAGGGAAAAACGATGCTATCCATGGCAGCAGTTGAGCTGCTTCCAAAAATGGGAACAAAAGAAGTATTCGAACTGAACAAAATTTTTAGTGCAAAAGGAGAGTTGAAAGGAAATGAGGTAGTTGTTTCACGTCCATTTCAAGAAGCGAATAATAATATTACTGAAGCTGCACTATTCGGTGGCGGAAGACCTTTGGTTCCAGGTTTAATTTCCCTTGCGCATAGAGGTATTCTTTATTTTGATGAAATTAACCAGTGCAAAGGTCATATTATTGAGAACCTTCGTATACCGTTAAATGATAAAATATACAAAATTTCACGTGTACAAGAAACTATTGAATATCCATGTAATTTTATCCTTGCTGCGGCTATGAACCCTTGTCATTGTGGTTGGTACAATCATTATTCTTGTCCTGAATGTAAATCAATTTTCTTCGGACAAGATAATAGATGTGAAACACATCCCACAACTAAATTGTTATCTAAATGCACTTGTACCTTTCGCACTATTGAACAGTATAAAAACAAAATGAGTAAACCGCTTTTAGACAGAATTGATTTAAAGGTATTTGTATCCTCTTTTGACATTAACAAATTATATACTTTTGATTATGCCACTACTACTGTAAGGCGTAAGATTCAAAAAGCTAGAGAGACACAACAACAACGGTATAAGAGTAGAAGTTCAATTATATGTAATGGAGATGTTCCTGACAAATCTCAAATGGAAGGCGTTGATGAATCGATTATAAAATATCTTACTGAAATTAGCCGTAAGTTAAATATTGATACAAAGCGAACTGAGGTTAAATCCTTACTAGTAGCACGAACAATTGCAGATATAGAATTGTCAAATCGAATCAAGAAAGAGCACTTAGATAAAGCTATTGACTTAATGGGAATTAAAAATCATTATTTTTGTGATCTTTAA
- a CDS encoding HNH endonuclease — protein sequence MKDIFKDDFFCYSKKLAFHKKLGKIANILSFGFIGNKKNIQYYSEKYIKSKEDLRKYNELINKADALDNILEETNKLDGVRNSKYTFTNIDNIYNTDYGIDWDLLRDQILQRDNFECQEQDGYCNGSLQAHHIIPLSNGGTNTLTNLITLCKYHHSLKHDHMRNTL from the coding sequence ATGAAAGATATATTTAAGGATGATTTTTTTTGTTATTCAAAAAAACTTGCATTTCATAAAAAGTTGGGCAAGATCGCAAATATCTTGTCGTTTGGCTTTATAGGTAATAAAAAAAACATTCAATATTATTCTGAGAAATATATAAAAAGCAAAGAAGACCTTCGTAAATATAACGAATTAATTAACAAAGCAGATGCATTGGACAACATTTTAGAAGAAACTAATAAACTAGATGGTGTTAGAAATAGCAAATACACATTTACAAACATTGATAATATTTACAATACAGACTATGGAATTGATTGGGATTTGTTAAGAGACCAAATATTACAAAGAGATAACTTCGAATGTCAAGAGCAAGATGGATATTGCAATGGTTCTCTACAGGCACACCATATTATCCCTCTCAGTAATGGTGGCACTAATACATTAACCAACCTTATAACATTATGTAAATATCATCATAGTTTAAAACATGATCATATGAGGAATACTTTGTAA
- a CDS encoding FeoC-like transcriptional regulator: MEDSQKQKIEADTLKDMSNTGTRQDDDFETRDYESNLSKKIYSLIEKSKKLTVIEIANYFNKEPSRVKGILNKLVNSGDVCKHDSGKSVTYSKSIISHTSISRNKLHKPLTEDDIDLNDPEMRKYLNKKPLPDLPEFTNGNENNCGSDHEDPNDDNETNLVDKTDSEFDLDGFMSEEEGSNS; this comes from the coding sequence TTGGAAGACTCTCAGAAACAAAAGATTGAAGCTGACACTTTAAAGGATATGTCAAATACAGGTACAAGGCAAGATGATGATTTTGAAACAAGAGACTATGAATCAAATTTAAGTAAAAAAATATATTCATTAATTGAAAAAAGTAAAAAATTAACTGTTATAGAAATTGCTAATTATTTTAATAAGGAACCTTCTCGTGTTAAAGGAATTTTAAATAAATTAGTTAATTCTGGAGATGTTTGTAAGCATGATTCAGGAAAAAGTGTTACTTATTCAAAGTCTATTATATCTCATACTTCTATTAGTCGGAATAAATTACATAAACCGTTGACAGAAGATGATATTGATCTTAATGATCCTGAGATGAGGAAGTATTTAAACAAGAAACCATTGCCAGACTTACCAGAATTTACTAATGGTAATGAAAATAATTGTGGTAGTGATCATGAAGACCCGAATGATGATAATGAGACTAATTTAGTTGATAAGACTGATTCAGAATTTGATTTAGATGGTTTTATGTCCGAAGAAGAAGGTTCTAATTCGTAG
- a CDS encoding IS91 family transposase translates to MISLSSIIETFIADFITLYHGSILPSQFKALAAMKDCRTTQSRVMLVQCNDCEKQVFVPHSCGNRNCPHCQSHECQQWLERQLKKEVPADYFMLTFTIPKELRSLAWQHQRLLYSIMIQCCWETVKTFVQNDSVLQGNAGAITVLHTHSRSLDYHPHIHLVMPAGAINQKKKLWSFKKSEGKTRYLFNHKALAKVFRAKMLDAVNKAALTLPVNYPKTWVVDCKFVGNGEKALVYLGRYLYKGVIQEKDIITCKDGQVTFRYQDSKSKKMLTRTLPGPQFLRLILQHVLPKGFRRTRNFGFLHPNSKRLIALLQYLTGINPNKSSAWFRERPKLTCKCCGGIMKIIKTMIPPSHKSRSFPYKLTKEEAVLVM, encoded by the coding sequence ATGATATCTCTCTCCTCTATAATTGAGACCTTCATTGCTGACTTTATCACTCTTTATCATGGTTCGATCCTGCCAAGTCAATTCAAAGCCCTGGCAGCCATGAAGGATTGTCGCACTACGCAAAGCCGCGTCATGCTGGTCCAATGTAATGACTGTGAAAAACAGGTTTTTGTACCGCACTCCTGCGGTAACCGCAATTGTCCTCATTGTCAGAGTCATGAGTGTCAGCAGTGGTTGGAGCGTCAACTGAAAAAAGAAGTGCCTGCTGACTATTTTATGCTCACCTTTACTATACCCAAAGAGCTTCGATCATTAGCATGGCAGCATCAACGCTTGCTTTACTCGATAATGATACAGTGTTGTTGGGAAACCGTAAAAACCTTTGTCCAAAATGACAGCGTATTACAAGGAAACGCTGGAGCCATCACTGTTTTGCACACCCACTCTCGCTCTCTCGATTACCACCCGCATATCCATCTGGTAATGCCAGCCGGGGCCATCAATCAGAAGAAAAAGCTTTGGAGCTTCAAAAAAAGCGAAGGAAAGACGCGGTACCTTTTCAATCACAAAGCGCTGGCTAAAGTGTTTCGAGCAAAAATGCTCGATGCCGTGAACAAAGCGGCTCTTACGCTTCCAGTTAATTATCCCAAAACATGGGTCGTCGATTGCAAATTTGTCGGCAACGGTGAAAAGGCACTGGTCTATCTTGGTCGTTATCTCTACAAAGGGGTCATTCAAGAGAAAGATATTATTACGTGCAAAGATGGTCAGGTGACCTTTCGTTACCAGGATAGTAAGAGCAAAAAAATGCTCACAAGAACACTTCCCGGCCCGCAGTTTCTCAGGTTGATTCTCCAGCATGTTCTACCCAAAGGTTTCAGGCGAACACGGAACTTTGGTTTCCTCCACCCTAATAGCAAACGCTTGATTGCATTGCTTCAGTACCTTACCGGTATCAACCCGAATAAGTCGTCAGCCTGGTTCAGAGAGCGTCCAAAGCTTACGTGCAAATGCTGTGGAGGAATAATGAAGATCATAAAAACGATGATACCTCCATCACACAAATCCAGGTCTTTCCCCTACAAGTTAACAAAAGAGGAGGCTGTTCTGGTTATGTAA
- a CDS encoding PEP-CTERM sorting domain-containing protein: MKKLVLVISFLLFSSTVQATLIDNFDGTITQIRDDGSMLMWLQDANYAKTSGFDSDGEMIWSDAKSWADNLTFAGYDNWRLPSTLPVNGSNYDYNFSVNGTTDVGYNIFSLNSEMAYLFYLELGNKGFVDISNNVLPFSEFGMHNTGLFTNIPYQHPDFGPQQYWSGTDYSVPHSPDTHAWSFKFATGHQIADHKPGSEDFAWAVRTVIPESFTVPEPTTITLLCIGIVGLAGAEVRRRRKKKVVVKS; encoded by the coding sequence ATGAAGAAGCTTGTCTTAGTTATTTCATTTCTGCTTTTCAGTTCTACGGTACAGGCAACATTAATTGATAATTTTGATGGCACAATTACACAAATAAGGGATGATGGTTCAATGTTAATGTGGTTGCAAGATGCTAATTATGCAAAGACATCTGGTTTTGATTCTGATGGTGAGATGATCTGGAGTGATGCAAAGTCATGGGCAGACAATTTAACATTTGCTGGTTATGATAATTGGAGATTGCCAAGCACTTTACCTGTTAATGGTTCTAATTACGATTATAATTTTAGTGTAAATGGTACAACTGATGTTGGCTATAATATTTTCAGTTTAAATAGCGAGATGGCGTATTTATTTTATTTAGAGTTAGGAAACAAGGGCTTTGTAGATATAAGCAATAATGTTCTACCTTTTTCTGAGTTTGGCATGCACAACACAGGTTTATTTACTAATATTCCTTACCAGCATCCAGATTTTGGCCCACAGCAATACTGGTCTGGTACAGATTATAGCGTTCCTCATTCTCCGGATACACATGCATGGTCATTCAAATTTGCTACAGGACATCAAATTGCAGACCATAAACCAGGTAGCGAAGACTTTGCATGGGCTGTACGTACTGTAATTCCAGAGTCATTTACCGTTCCAGAACCCACAACAATCACCCTCCTCTGCATCGGCATAGTGGGACTTGCAGGTGCGGAAGTAAGACGCAGACGGAAGAAGAAAGTAGTTGTTAAAAGCTAG
- a CDS encoding DUF2283 domain-containing protein, whose product MDKTKMSYFKDEDILHIFISDGKEADSIELSPNITAELNESGELIGIEILEASSFLRDSILESSQAKILKLRKPV is encoded by the coding sequence ATGGATAAAACAAAAATGTCATATTTTAAAGATGAAGATATTCTGCATATATTCATCTCTGATGGAAAAGAAGCGGATAGCATTGAGTTAAGTCCAAATATTACCGCCGAGTTGAATGAAAGTGGTGAATTAATTGGGATAGAGATATTAGAGGCAAGTTCTTTTCTTCGCGATTCCATATTGGAATCATCACAAGCTAAAATACTTAAATTAAGAAAACCCGTATAA